The genomic region ACGCTGAGGGGACTGCGCCGGCGCAAGGTCGCGCTGAGCTGGGTCCCGTGGACGCATTCCCGGCTCGCCGGATCCTCCGGCTACGGCGCCGGCGTCACCTCCCCCGGCTTCTACCACCACCTGTTCACCGCCCCCGACCACCCCGCCGAGCGGTGGCTGACCGCGGTCGCCGGCGCCCTGCGTGGTCACGACATGCCGGTCTCCACCGCGCATGTCATCGAAGCCACCCGGCTGGCCGATACTCTCGCCGGCCTGCGCGGCCGCCCCTCCCCCGGCCTGCTCGAGGTGCGCGACGCCACCCTGGCCGTGCTCTGCGACGCCGATCCCGTCGCCGCAGGCTTCGTCACCAGCGAACTCGAGGTCGGCGAACTGCTGGGCCGGGTGCCGGACGACGCCCCCGCTGTTCCCCTCGCCGCCGACCTCACCGTGACCGCCCGGTCACTGCGACTGAAGATCGACCCGCAGGAGAAGATCGTCGACCTGGACCTGCGGAAGCCGCAGGACCGGGCGAAATCGGCGCTGCTGCACCGCCTCCTGCTGCTGGGCATCCGGTGGGGCACCCCGACCGAGCCGTCCCGGCAGAGCACCGGAACGTTCGGCGAGACCTGGTCGCTGCGTTGGGATCCCGAGCTGGCGGTCGCAGTGGCCGAGGCCGCGGGATGGGGAAGTACGGTGCCGACGGCGGCGGCCGCGAAGGTCGCCGACACCGCACGGACGTCCACGGATCTGGCCTCGCTGACCCAGCTGTGCGAGCAGGTGCTGCTGGCCGACATCGCCGAGGTCCTGCCGGAAGTGCTGCAGGAGCTGGACCGCCGGGCCACCCACGACACCGACGTCGGTCATCTGCTGCAGGCCGTGCCGGCGCTGGTGCGGGCCGTGCGCTACGGCGACGTCCGGGGGACTGCGACCGACGGGCTGGGCGAGCTGGCCCGGCAGCTCGTGGCCCGGGCGATCGCCGGATTCCCCTCGGCCATCAGTGGTCTCGGCGACACCTCGGCGGTCACCATGCGGGACCGCTTGGACAGCTGGCACGCCGCGGTCGACCTGCTGGTCCGGACGGGCCGAGGCGAGCCCGAGCGGGAGTCCTGGTTCCGGATGCTGGCCGAACAGCTCGACCGCACCGACGTCCATGGTCTGCTCGCCGGCCGGATCGCCCGCGTGCTGATCGATCGGGGTGTGGTCCCGGCCGACGAGGCTGCGCGCCGCCTCGCCGCCCGACTGTCCGTGGGACCGACGGCGTCCGACAAGGCGAGGTGGATCGAAGGATTCCTCTCCGGGACCGGCCTCCTCCTGGTGCACGACCGCGACCTGCTGAGGGTGCTGGACGGGTGGCTGACCGCTCTGGACCCGCTCGACTTCCTCGAAGTCCTGCCGCTGCTGCGCCGGACCTTCGGCGAGTTCGCCGCGGCCGAGCGGGAGAACATCGGCGCGGTGCTCGCCGATCTGGACTCCGAGGTCCGCCACGATGCCGGCGAACTGCCCGACATCGGCCGCGCTGCCGCCGCTCTCCGCACGGTCGCGCTGATCCTGGGCGGTGGTCGGTGAGCGGCACAGGCGTAGGCGTGGGCGGCACGAGCGGCTTAGGCGGCGCGAGCGGCGTAGGCGGCGCGAGCGGCTCTGCCGCCGACGAGTCCGAACGTCGACGTCGGTGGCGGCTGCTGCTCGGCGCGGAAGCGGAGGACCTCGGGGAGCTGTCCGGGGAGGACGTGCAGATGGACTCTGCGCTCCGGGTGCTGTACGACCGCCCGTCGGAGTCGCCGGGCGCAGAGGGCCCGGGTACCCGCGGCGGCTTGGGCGGCTCCGCTCCCGGTGTCGCCCGGTGGCTGGGCGACATCCGCACCTATTTCCCGGCATCCGTCGTGCAGGTGATGCAGCAGGACGCCATCGACCGACTCGGGCTGCGGGAACTCCTGCTGGAGAAGGAGATGCTGCAGTCCGTCACCCCGGATGTCGCACTGGTGAGCACACTGGTCGGACTCAACCGGCTGATCCCGGAGACGACCCGGGCCACCGCACGACAGGTCGTCGGTACCGTGGTCTCCGACATCGAGCAGCGCATCGCCCGGGCGACCCGGTCCGCGGTCTCGGGCGCGGTCAATCGTGCGGCCCGCAGCCGCCGGCCGCGGCACCGCGACATCGACTGGAACCGAACGATTGCCGCGAACCTGTCCCGGTACCTGCCGGAGTACCGCACGGTCGTGCCGGAGCGGCTCGTCGGCTACGGCCGGCACCAGCGCAGCATCGCGAAGGACATCGTGCTGGCGGTGGACCAGTCCGGATCGATGGCCTCGTCGGTGGTGTACGCGTCGGTGTTCGCCGCCGTGCTGGCATCGATCCGGTCCTTGCGGACGTCGCTGGTCTTCTTCGACACCGCCGTCGTCGACATGACCGACCAGCTCACCGATCCCGTCGACGTGCTGTTCGGTACCCAACTCGGTGGTGGCACCGACATCAACCAGGCCGTTGCATACTGCCGCGGGCTGATGACCCGTCCCCGGGACACCGTCTTCGTCCTGGTGTCGGACCTGCTCGAGGGTGGCGTGCGGGAGCAGCTGCTGGCGCGGATCGCGGAGATGACCCGGTCCGGGGTGCGGTGCGTTGCGCTCCTGGCCCTGTCCGACGGCGGCGCGCCGGTGTACGACCACGACAATGCCGCCGCCCTTGCCGCTCTCGGCGTCCCCGCCTTCGCGTGTACTCCCGACGCCTTCCCGGAACTGCTGGCCAAGGCCATCGACGGCGGCGACCTGATGGGTGCCTACGGCCGCTGATCGGCGGAGAGTTGGTCGCGCCATGCCGACACGACCAGCTCGGGAGCCGTTGACGGCCGGATGGCCGCGGAGACCGCACCGGGACTGGTTCATGTGGATGGAGGTGCTCCGCATCGGCTTGTCGGGCGCGGACGAGGGGTCCCTGGAGTCCGCGCCTGACGAACGGCCGGCCGCGGAGGCCGCACAGGGGACTGGTTGATATGGATGGACTTGCTCCGCACTGGGTTGTCGGGTGCGGACGAGGGGTCCCTGGAGTCCGCGCCCGACGGCCGTTCGGCCGCGTCCGCACCAGGGTGACCGATCGGCGGAGTCGGCGTGGCGTCGACGACGAGAGTCCCTCGTTGATAGGCAGTCCCACCTGTTCTGGCCGATGAGCTGACCGGGTGGGCGGCGAGCCGATCCGATCCAGCGAGCTGCAGTGACATCGTCGCAGCATCGGCGGCGGCGACCTGAAGGATGCCTGCGGCCGATGATCTCGGCGAGATGGCCACACATCCGACGCACCGAGCTGCGGTTGTATCGCCGCAGCAGGAGATCTCACCGACCGACCCGCCAGCGCCGCGGTCCTTCGACGCGGACTCTCGACCTCTACCGGATCCTTCT from Nakamurella alba harbors:
- a CDS encoding VWA domain-containing protein, which codes for MGGTSGLGGASGVGGASGSAADESERRRRWRLLLGAEAEDLGELSGEDVQMDSALRVLYDRPSESPGAEGPGTRGGLGGSAPGVARWLGDIRTYFPASVVQVMQQDAIDRLGLRELLLEKEMLQSVTPDVALVSTLVGLNRLIPETTRATARQVVGTVVSDIEQRIARATRSAVSGAVNRAARSRRPRHRDIDWNRTIAANLSRYLPEYRTVVPERLVGYGRHQRSIAKDIVLAVDQSGSMASSVVYASVFAAVLASIRSLRTSLVFFDTAVVDMTDQLTDPVDVLFGTQLGGGTDINQAVAYCRGLMTRPRDTVFVLVSDLLEGGVREQLLARIAEMTRSGVRCVALLALSDGGAPVYDHDNAAALAALGVPAFACTPDAFPELLAKAIDGGDLMGAYGR
- a CDS encoding DUF5682 family protein, which gives rise to MTAAAAADRVVVLGIRHHGPGSARSVLAALDELRPSIVLVEGPADAGPLLEWAHSDDMQPPVALFAHAVDRPGHAVFWPFAVFSPEWQAIRWAAEHAVPLRFCDLPAWSVLAGSGVRHVAADARPNASPAARVPDGGDAEGSGAGASGTSGPARRVPVGDAEASGAGASGPARPAERHRPDVSTGSAEASDPNIGAAPDEEIVVADDSRGDPIALLAGAAGYDDPERWWDDVVESRTGGLAAFDALTEAMAELRTVVPPDSPREAAREERREAHMRQAIRTALKDTDGVIAVVCGAWHAPALAGRLPPASADIATLRGLRRRKVALSWVPWTHSRLAGSSGYGAGVTSPGFYHHLFTAPDHPAERWLTAVAGALRGHDMPVSTAHVIEATRLADTLAGLRGRPSPGLLEVRDATLAVLCDADPVAAGFVTSELEVGELLGRVPDDAPAVPLAADLTVTARSLRLKIDPQEKIVDLDLRKPQDRAKSALLHRLLLLGIRWGTPTEPSRQSTGTFGETWSLRWDPELAVAVAEAAGWGSTVPTAAAAKVADTARTSTDLASLTQLCEQVLLADIAEVLPEVLQELDRRATHDTDVGHLLQAVPALVRAVRYGDVRGTATDGLGELARQLVARAIAGFPSAISGLGDTSAVTMRDRLDSWHAAVDLLVRTGRGEPERESWFRMLAEQLDRTDVHGLLAGRIARVLIDRGVVPADEAARRLAARLSVGPTASDKARWIEGFLSGTGLLLVHDRDLLRVLDGWLTALDPLDFLEVLPLLRRTFGEFAAAERENIGAVLADLDSEVRHDAGELPDIGRAAAALRTVALILGGGR